The Lysobacter luteus genome contains the following window.
CCGGCCTCGATCGCGTCGCGCACCTTCTTGTTGAACCCGGCAAGGTTGCGCACGCCGACGGTCGACATCAGCTTGTAGCGGCGCTCCATCTCGGCCACGCACCAGCGCAGGCCGTTGGCGGCCTCCTTCATGTCGGTCACGACCGGCGCAAGCAGGTGCGGGATGCCCTCGTAGACGCTCAGCTCGAGCATCTTGGGGTCGATCATCAGCATCCGCAGGTCCTTCGCAGAGGCCTTGTAGAGCAGGCTCAGGACCATCGCGTTGACGGCCACGGACTTGCCCGAGCCGGTGGTGCCGGCCACAAGCAGGTGCGGCATGCGCGCCAGGTCGGCTACCGTCGGGCGGCCGGAAATGTCCTTGCCCAGCGCCAGCGTCAGCGGGCTGTGGGACTTGTCGTACTCCTTGGACCGCAGGAGTTCGGACAGGTAGATCATTTCGCGCTGGGTGTTCGGCGTTTCCAGGCCGATGACCGACTTGCCGGGGATCACGTCGACCACGCGCACCGACTTCACCGACAGGCCGCGGGCGATATCCTTGTCGAGCGAGCTGATCTGGCTGACCTTGATGCCTGGTGCCGGCTCGATCTCGAAACGGGTGATCACCGGCCCGGGGTAGGCACCGACCACGTTGGCGTCGATGCGGAAGTCCTTGAGCTTGAACTCGATCTGGCGCGACAGCGTTTCCAGCGTCTCGGGGCTGTAGCCCTTGGGCTGCGGTTTGGGGTCGTCGAGGAGCGCCAGCGGCGGGATGCCGGTGCCGTCACCAACGTGGAACAGCGGGATCTGCTGCTCGCGCTTGGCCCGGTCGCTCTTCTCGACCGTTGCAGGTGCCGGCGGCTCGATCTTGACCGGCGCCCGCTTCGCCCGCAGCTCGGTGTCGACCTTGCGGACCTCCTCGCGCTCCTCGCGCATCGCGCGGGTCTGCTGCCATTCGGTCGCCTGGCGGCTGCCGCGCCGGAACAGCCGCGACAGCACCGGGCCAAGGGCAAGCACCCACTGGCCGATCCGGTCCATCACGGTGAACCAGGAAATGCCGGTGGCCAGCGTCACCGACACCAGCAGCAACGCCAGCAGGAACAGATTGCCGCCGACCGGACCGAAGCCGCTGTACAGCGAGCGCCCGACCAGCTGGCCCAGGATGCCGCCCGCTCCCGCCGAGAAATCGAGCACCGGTCCGATCCGCAGTTGCAGCAGTCCGGTGGCCGACACCAGGAACCCGACGATGCCCACCAGCCGCAGGGCCGGCCCGAACTCGGCATCCTCGTCGACGTCGGCGTCGGCCCGGAACAGCGCGATCCACGCAATCAGGCCCAGCACCACCGGCAGCAGGAACGCCACGTAGCCGGTCAGATACAGCAGGATGTCGGCCAGCCATGCGCCAACCTGCCCGCCGCGGTTGTGCAGCGGCGCCGTGACGCTCCCGGACTGCGACCAGCTCGGGTCGGTCGGGGAAAAGGTGACCAGGCACACCAGCAGGTACAGCAGCAACGGCGCGATGAGGATCAGCGCGATGTCGCGGGTCAGCCGCTGACGGCGCGTCGAGGGCTCGGCGCGGGTCTGGTCGGGGGTCTTTTTCCTGCGGGTTGCGGTCGAGGCTTGCGCCACCGTAATGCTCTGCCTTAGCTAGATAACGTTAGTCATTGAATATACGTATTAAACGACCAACGCGACAGCGGACCCGCCGGCGCCGTCCCAGGCGGGGCGGGTCGCAACCGTTCTACAGCTTCATGTCCATCAGCGCCGGATGGACCAACTTGCCGCCTTCAACGTTGATGCCGCGCGCCAGCGCGGGGTCGTCACGCCAGGCGCCACCGGCCGCGAGCCGGTTGACCCACGGCAGGATCGCCGCGCAGATGGCCTGCGAGCTGGTCTGCGGCACCGAGCCGGGCATGTTGGTCACGCAGAAGTGGGTCACGCCCTCCTCCACGTAGGTCGGCTCCTTCCAGGTGGTCGGGCGCGAGGTCTCGAAGCAACCACCCTGGTCGATCGAGATGTCCACCACCACGCTGCCATCCTGCATGCCCTTCAGCATTTCGCGGGTCAGCACGCGCGGCGCCTTGGCACCGGTCACCAGCACGGCACCGACCACCAGGTCGGCCGAGGCGACCTCGCGGGCCACGACGTCGTGGTACGGGTAGAGCGCGGTGACGTTGGGGCCCAGCGCCATCATCTCGTCCATGCGATCGGTCCGCATCTCGAACACCGTGACGTTGGCGCCACCGGCCGCGGCCAGTGCCGCCGCGGCGCCACCCGCCTTGCCGGCGCCGAACACCACCACCTTGCCGCGCTCGGTCGACGGCAGGCCGCCGAGCAGCTTGCCCTTGCCGCCCTGCGGCTGGTGCAGCAGCGTTGTGCCGACCTGGGTGGCGATCTTGCCGGCGATGATCGACATCGGGGCCAGCAGCGGCAGGTCGCCGTTGGGCAGCTCGACGGTCTCGAAGGCGACGGCGGTCAGGCCGATGTCGAGCAGCCGGCGGGTCAGCTCCGGCTCGGCCGCCAGGTGCAGGTAGCAGAAAAGCAGGTGGTCCTTGCGCAGGTGCTGCAGGTCGCCGGCGATCGGCTCCTTCACCTTCACGATCATCTCGGACTTGCCGTAGAGCTCAGCGGCGTCGGCGGCGATGTTCACGCCCAGGCGGACGTACTCGTCATCGCTGAAGCCGCTCTTGATGCCGGCGTCCTTCTCCAGCCAGACCTCGTGGCCACGCTTGACCAGGTCGCCGGCGGCGGCCGGTACGAGCGCGACGCGCCCTTCGAGGGTCTTGGTTTCCTTCGGTACACCGATACGCATTGCGCTGCTCTCCGCTATGCCAGAAAAAAACGCCGCGTCGGAGCGGCGTCTGGCCAGGTTGTGTGGGTTCCCGGTCCGTCGTCGATGCCACGGCGCTGAAACACTGCGTCCGTGGAAGCTGCCTTGTTTTGCCGGGACGCCGCCGCCAAGCTATGGCTCGAGCCGGCCGCGGTCGCCACTGGTAGTGCCAGTGCACCGCGGCCTTGTTTTCGCGCCCCAAGGCGCGTCCCGCTATCGCCGCGATTATACCCATGACCCCAAGCAAGCACGCCCGCCTGATCATCCTCGGCTCCGGCCCCGCCGGCTGGACTTCGGCGGTCTACGCCGCCCGCGCCAACCTCAAGCCGCTGGTGATCACCGGCCTGCAGATGGGCGGCCAGCTGATGACCACCACCGAGGTCGACAACTGGCCGGGCGACGCCCATGGCCTGATGGGGCCCGACCTGATGGCGCGGATGCAGGCCCACGCCGAGCGGTTCGACACCGAGGTCGTGTTCGACCACATCCACAGCGCCGACCTGTCCAGGCGCCCGTTCCGGCTGACCGGCGACAACGGCGAGTACACCTGTGACGCGCTGGTCATCGCCACCGGCGCCAGCGCCAAGTACCTGGGGATCGAGTCCGAGCAGAAGTACATGGGCAAGGGCGTGTCGGCCTGCGCGACCTGCGACGGCTTCTTCTACAAGGAGCAGGACGTGGCGGTGATCGGCGGCGGCAACACCGCGGTCGAAGAGGCCCTGTACCTGTCCAACATCGCCCGCAAGGTTTACCTGGTGCACCGCCGCGACAGCCTGCGCGCCGAGAAGATCCTGCAGGACAAGCTGTTCGCCAAGGCGCAGGCCGGCAAGATCGAGCTGGTCTGGGACCACACCGTCGACGAGGTCCTCGGCGACGACAGCGGCGTCACCGGCATGCGGCTGCGCTCGACCAGGGACAACGCCACCCGGGAGATCCCGGTCAACGGCTTCTTCGTCGCGATCGGCCATACCCCGAACACATCGCTGTTCGAGGGCCAGCTGGAGATGAAGAACGGCTACCTGCAGATCACCTCCGGGCTTGCCGGCAACGCGACCCAGACGTCGGTCGAGGGCGTGTTCGCCGCAGGCGACGTCGCCGACCAGGTCTACCGCCAGGCCATCACCTCGGCCGGCTTTGGTTGCATGGCAGCGCTGGACGCGGAGAAGTTCCTCGACCAGGGCGAGTGACCGCCCTGCCGCGCGGATTGCTCCCCGCGCGCTTCGGGCGAAGATGAAGGCATGTCCGACGTCCGACTGATCGACCAACTGGACACCATCGCTGCCACGGCGTGGGATGGACTGCACGACGGCACCAATCCGTTCGTCGCGCACGCCTTCCTGTCAGGGCTGGAGACGCATGGCTGCCTGCGGCCCGAATGGGGCTGGACGCCACGCCACCTGACCCTGTGGCGCGATGGCGCCCTGGTGGCCGCCGCGCCGGGCTACCTCAAGCACAACTCGCACGGCGAATTCGTGTTCGACCACGCCTGGGCCCATGCGTATGCGCAACACGGCCTGGAGTACTTCCCCAAGCAGCTGTGCGCGGTGCCCTACTCGCCCGTGACCGGCCCGCGCCTGCTTGCCGCTACCGGCGGCGAACGCCAAGCACTGCTGGCAGCCATGGTTGCGACGGCGTCAGATGCGGGGCTTTCGTCGGCGCACGTCAATTTCCACACGGCAGCCGAAGACAGCGGCTTCGGTGAAGACTGGCTTCCCCGGGTCGACGTGCAATACCAGTGGCACAACGACGCGGGCTGGCGTGACTTCGCCGATTACCTGGACGCGTTCGACCACCGGCACCGCAAGAACATCCGGCAGGAGCGTGCGAAGGTCGCCCGCGCCGGGATCGGGTACCGGGTAGTCGACGGTAGTGACGCGACGCCGGCCGACCTGGCGACGATGCATCGTTTCTACCGGCAGACCTTCGCCGAATACGGCAACCACCCGGCGCTGACGCTGGCATTCCTGGACCACCTGGCCGAGACCATGCCCCGGTCGCTGGTACTGGTGATCGCCGAGCGGGCCAACGGCGCGGCAGTGGCCGGGGCGCTTTGCCTGCGCGGTCGCGACACGCTGTACGGGCGTTACTGGGGCGCCACCGAGACGATCCCCGGCCTGCACTTCGAGACCTGCTACTACCAGGGCATCGAGTACTGCCTGCGCAACGGGCTGTCGCGATTCGAGCCCGGCGCGCAGGGCGAGCACAAGCTGGCGCGGGGGTTCCTGCCGCGCACGGTCCGCAGCCGCCACTGGATCGCGCACCCCGCCTTCCGGGAGGCCCTGCGCACCTGGTGCACGGACGAAGCCGAGGCGGTTCGCCGCTACTCGCAGACCCTCGCGTCGCGTTCGCCGTTCAAGTCCACCCCATCCACCCGGGCGCGCAGCGATGCCGATCCGCCTGCCTGAGCTGCCCGCGGATCCGGACGGGCCATTCCCGGACCCGCGTACTGCGCTGCGCAAACCCGACGGGCTGCTGGCGATGGGCGGTGACCTGACAGTGACGCGGCTGCTAAACGCCTACGCGCACGGGGTGTTTCCCTGGTATTCCGACGGCCAGCCGCTGCTGTGGTGGTCGCCCGACCCCCGGACCGTGTTCCGAACCGAGGGTGTCCGCCTGTCGACCCGGATGCGGCGCACGTTGCGCCGGTCGGGCTGGACCGTCCAAGCGGACACCGACTTTGAACGGGTCATCGATGCCTGCGCCTCGATCCCCCGGGACGGCCAACCCGGCACGTGGATCACGCCGGCGATGCGCGCGGCCTACCTGCGGCTGCACCAGCTTGGCCACGCGCACTCGGTGGAGGTGCGTGAAGGCGACAGGCTCGTCGGTGGGCTGTACGGGGTGGCCATCGGGCGCATGTTCTTTGGCGAGAGCATGTTCAGCGCCGCGTCCGGCGGATCCAAGGTGGCGTTGGCAGGCCTGTGCCGCCGGCTGGCCGAGTGGGAGTGGCCGCTGCTCGACGCCCAGGTCGAGAATCCGCACCTGCTCACCCTGGGGGCGGAGTCGTGGCCACGTGAGCGGTTCCTGCAGGCGATCGCACCGCTGGTCGCGACGCAGGAGTCTTTCGATTGGCGGACCCGGTTCGGCGTGCTGCCCGCCCGGGCGTTGGCCTGAATGCCTGTGTTCCCGGCTTTTGCCTGATCGGCCACATCGTGGCAGAATGCCCGGCTTCGCGGCCGCGTTTCGCGCCGCCTGACCGCAGCAACCAGGAAACACATGGCAAAAGACGACGTGATCGAATTCGAGGGCACGGTGGCGGAAACACTTCCGAACACCATGTTCCGTGTGCGCCTCGAAAACGGGCACGAAATCATTGCCCACATCTCGGGGAGGATGCGCAAGAACTACATCCGCATCCTCACCGGCGACAAGGTCAAGGTGGAAATGACCCCGTACGATCTGACCAAGGGACGCATCACCTACCGCATGAAGTAATCGCGGTAAGTTACTGAAAGAAAAGGCGGCCATTGGCCGCCTTTCTTCGTTCCCGGCTTGTGCATGCCTACACGGTGGCCGGCAGCAGCCGCTCGGGTTCGGCCTGCGCGTCGACCACCAGCTCGCCGTCCTTGACGTCGATGGTCACGCGACCACCGCCGACCAGTTTGCCAAACAGCAGCTCGTCGGCCAGCGGTCGCTTGATCCGGTCCTGGATCACCCGCGCCATCGGCCGCGCACCCATCATCGGGTCGAAGCCGTGCTGGGCCAGCCAATCGCGCGCCTCCGTCGTGGCGCTCATGGCGACGTCCTTCTCGTGCAACTGGGCCTCGAGCTCGATCAGGAACTTGTCGACCACCCGCAGGATGTGCTCGAAGCCGAGCGCCTGGAACTGCACCACCGCGTCCAGTCGGTTGCGGAACTCGGGGGCGAAGCCCTTGCGGATCACTTCCATCGCATCGGTGCTGTGGTCCTGCTTGGTGAAGCCGATCGAGCGGCGCGACGCCTGGGCCGCGCCGGCGTTGGTGGTCATCACCAGGATCACGTTACGGAAGTTGGCCTCCCGCCCATTGGTGTCGGTCAGGGTGCCGCGGTCCATCACCTGCAGCAGGATGTTGAAGATGTCCGGGTGGGCCTTCTCGACCTCGTCAAGCAAGAGCACGCAATGCGGCGTCTTGACGATCTTCTCGGTCAGCAGGCCGCCCTGGTCGAAGCCAACGTAGCCCGGAGGCGCGCCGATGAGGCGGCTGACCGAGTGCGGCTCCATGTATTCGGACATGTCGAATCGCACCAGCTCGATGCCAAGTTGCAGCGCGAGCTGGCGGGTCACCTCGGTCTTGCCGACACCGGTCGGACCGGCAAACAGGAAGTTGCCGATCGGCTTGTCGGGGTTGCCCAGGCCCGAGCGGGACAGCTTGATCGCCGACGCCAGGGACTCGATCGCCGGGTCCTGCCCGAAGATCACCATCTTGAGGTTGCGCTCGAGGTTGCGGAGCACGTCCTTGTCGGTCGCCGAAACCTGCTTGGCCGGGATCCGCGCCATCTTGGCAACGATCGTCTCGATCTCCTCGACGTCGATGTTGGCCTTGCGCACGTCCATCGGCAGCAGCCGCTGGCGCGCGCCGGCCTCGTCGATCACGTCGATGGCCTTGTCCGGCAGCAACCGGTCGCCGATGTGCTTGACCGACAGGTCCACCGCCGCCTGCAAGGCGTCGTCGGCATAGGTGACGCCATGGTGGGCCTCGTACTTGGGCCGCAGGCCCTGCAGGATCTCGAACGCTTCGCCCACGGTCGGCTCGATGATGTCGATCTTCTGGAAGCGCCGCGCCAGCGCCCGGTCCTTCTCGAAGATGCCGCGGTATTCCTGGAACGTGGTCGAACCGATGCAGCGCAGATCGCCGGACGACAGCGCGGGCTTGATCAGGTTGCTGGCATCCATCGTCCCACCCGACGCCGAGCCGGCGCCGATGATGGTGTGGATCTCGTCGATGAACAGCACCGCGCCCTCGATCTTCTTCATCTGGGCGAGCACCGCCTTGAGGCGTTTCTCGAAGTCGCCGCGGTACTTGGTCCCGGCCACCAGCGCGCCCAGGTCGAGCGCGTAGATGGTCGCGTCCTCCAGGACCTCGGGCACCTCGCCATCGACGATGCGCTTGGCCAGGCCCTCGGCGATCGCGGTCTTGCCCACGCCGGCCTCGCCAACGTAGAGCGGGTTGTTCTTGCGGCGGCGGCAGAGCACCTGGATGGTCCGCTCGACCTCTTCGGCGCGACCGACCAACGGGTCGATCTTCCCGTCGCGTGCCAGCTGGTTCAGGTTGACCGCGAACTCCTCCAGCGCGTCGGCCTTGCCCTCCTCGCCATCCACCGCCGGCGCGTCGGACTCGGCCGGGTGCGCCTCGCCCTCGCCCTGCTTGGCGATGCCGTGGGACAGGAAATTCACCACGTCCAACCGGGCGATGTCCTGCTGGTTGAGGTAATAGACGGCGTGGGAGTCCTTTTCGCCGAAGATCGCCACCAGCACGT
Protein-coding sequences here:
- a CDS encoding DNA translocase FtsK, with the protein product MAQASTATRRKKTPDQTRAEPSTRRQRLTRDIALILIAPLLLYLLVCLVTFSPTDPSWSQSGSVTAPLHNRGGQVGAWLADILLYLTGYVAFLLPVVLGLIAWIALFRADADVDEDAEFGPALRLVGIVGFLVSATGLLQLRIGPVLDFSAGAGGILGQLVGRSLYSGFGPVGGNLFLLALLLVSVTLATGISWFTVMDRIGQWVLALGPVLSRLFRRGSRQATEWQQTRAMREEREEVRKVDTELRAKRAPVKIEPPAPATVEKSDRAKREQQIPLFHVGDGTGIPPLALLDDPKPQPKGYSPETLETLSRQIEFKLKDFRIDANVVGAYPGPVITRFEIEPAPGIKVSQISSLDKDIARGLSVKSVRVVDVIPGKSVIGLETPNTQREMIYLSELLRSKEYDKSHSPLTLALGKDISGRPTVADLARMPHLLVAGTTGSGKSVAVNAMVLSLLYKASAKDLRMLMIDPKMLELSVYEGIPHLLAPVVTDMKEAANGLRWCVAEMERRYKLMSTVGVRNLAGFNKKVRDAIEAGQPMLDPLFKPNPDIDEAPPQLEPLPHIVIFIDEFADMMMIVGKKVEELIARLAQKARAAGIHLILATQRPSVDVITGLIKANIPTRIAFQVSSKIDSRTILDQSGAEALLGNGDMLYLPPGTAMPERVHGAFVSDEEVHRVVEHLKQVGGKPDYIEGVLEDVQTMGDGVVVGATGLPESASAGDESDPLYDEAVRVVTETRRASISGVQRRLKIGYNRAARLVEAMEAAGVVSPAEHNGDRSVLAPPPPRD
- the ald gene encoding alanine dehydrogenase; the protein is MRIGVPKETKTLEGRVALVPAAAGDLVKRGHEVWLEKDAGIKSGFSDDEYVRLGVNIAADAAELYGKSEMIVKVKEPIAGDLQHLRKDHLLFCYLHLAAEPELTRRLLDIGLTAVAFETVELPNGDLPLLAPMSIIAGKIATQVGTTLLHQPQGGKGKLLGGLPSTERGKVVVFGAGKAGGAAAALAAAGGANVTVFEMRTDRMDEMMALGPNVTALYPYHDVVAREVASADLVVGAVLVTGAKAPRVLTREMLKGMQDGSVVVDISIDQGGCFETSRPTTWKEPTYVEEGVTHFCVTNMPGSVPQTSSQAICAAILPWVNRLAAGGAWRDDPALARGINVEGGKLVHPALMDMKL
- the trxB gene encoding thioredoxin-disulfide reductase — translated: MTPSKHARLIILGSGPAGWTSAVYAARANLKPLVITGLQMGGQLMTTTEVDNWPGDAHGLMGPDLMARMQAHAERFDTEVVFDHIHSADLSRRPFRLTGDNGEYTCDALVIATGASAKYLGIESEQKYMGKGVSACATCDGFFYKEQDVAVIGGGNTAVEEALYLSNIARKVYLVHRRDSLRAEKILQDKLFAKAQAGKIELVWDHTVDEVLGDDSGVTGMRLRSTRDNATREIPVNGFFVAIGHTPNTSLFEGQLEMKNGYLQITSGLAGNATQTSVEGVFAAGDVADQVYRQAITSAGFGCMAALDAEKFLDQGE
- a CDS encoding GNAT family N-acetyltransferase, with product MSDVRLIDQLDTIAATAWDGLHDGTNPFVAHAFLSGLETHGCLRPEWGWTPRHLTLWRDGALVAAAPGYLKHNSHGEFVFDHAWAHAYAQHGLEYFPKQLCAVPYSPVTGPRLLAATGGERQALLAAMVATASDAGLSSAHVNFHTAAEDSGFGEDWLPRVDVQYQWHNDAGWRDFADYLDAFDHRHRKNIRQERAKVARAGIGYRVVDGSDATPADLATMHRFYRQTFAEYGNHPALTLAFLDHLAETMPRSLVLVIAERANGAAVAGALCLRGRDTLYGRYWGATETIPGLHFETCYYQGIEYCLRNGLSRFEPGAQGEHKLARGFLPRTVRSRHWIAHPAFREALRTWCTDEAEAVRRYSQTLASRSPFKSTPSTRARSDADPPA
- the aat gene encoding leucyl/phenylalanyl-tRNA--protein transferase — protein: MPIRLPELPADPDGPFPDPRTALRKPDGLLAMGGDLTVTRLLNAYAHGVFPWYSDGQPLLWWSPDPRTVFRTEGVRLSTRMRRTLRRSGWTVQADTDFERVIDACASIPRDGQPGTWITPAMRAAYLRLHQLGHAHSVEVREGDRLVGGLYGVAIGRMFFGESMFSAASGGSKVALAGLCRRLAEWEWPLLDAQVENPHLLTLGAESWPRERFLQAIAPLVATQESFDWRTRFGVLPARALA
- the infA gene encoding translation initiation factor IF-1, whose amino-acid sequence is MAKDDVIEFEGTVAETLPNTMFRVRLENGHEIIAHISGRMRKNYIRILTGDKVKVEMTPYDLTKGRITYRMK
- the clpA gene encoding ATP-dependent Clp protease ATP-binding subunit ClpA, translating into MFSKDLEFSIGQCYKRAREERHEYMTVEHLLLALLDNPSAETVLKACSADFPRLRGDLEQAIATSVSVLPDDIDRDTQPTLGFQRVLQRAVYHVQSSGKKEVTGANVLVAIFGEKDSHAVYYLNQQDIARLDVVNFLSHGIAKQGEGEAHPAESDAPAVDGEEGKADALEEFAVNLNQLARDGKIDPLVGRAEEVERTIQVLCRRRKNNPLYVGEAGVGKTAIAEGLAKRIVDGEVPEVLEDATIYALDLGALVAGTKYRGDFEKRLKAVLAQMKKIEGAVLFIDEIHTIIGAGSASGGTMDASNLIKPALSSGDLRCIGSTTFQEYRGIFEKDRALARRFQKIDIIEPTVGEAFEILQGLRPKYEAHHGVTYADDALQAAVDLSVKHIGDRLLPDKAIDVIDEAGARQRLLPMDVRKANIDVEEIETIVAKMARIPAKQVSATDKDVLRNLERNLKMVIFGQDPAIESLASAIKLSRSGLGNPDKPIGNFLFAGPTGVGKTEVTRQLALQLGIELVRFDMSEYMEPHSVSRLIGAPPGYVGFDQGGLLTEKIVKTPHCVLLLDEVEKAHPDIFNILLQVMDRGTLTDTNGREANFRNVILVMTTNAGAAQASRRSIGFTKQDHSTDAMEVIRKGFAPEFRNRLDAVVQFQALGFEHILRVVDKFLIELEAQLHEKDVAMSATTEARDWLAQHGFDPMMGARPMARVIQDRIKRPLADELLFGKLVGGGRVTIDVKDGELVVDAQAEPERLLPATV